GCAAAATTCGGAGCTCGATACTTGACTTGAGCTTAATCGAATATTTATTTTTAGGCTCGAGCTTGATTAAACTTGTTTATCTATTTTTGTACTCAAActcaagctcgattaagcttgtATGTATTCAAGCTCGTGCCCGAGCTCAACTTGATAATTTTACTTAGGGTTAATAATACGTATTAAGGgcaataacataatttaataatattaaaatattaaaaattattaaaaatgaaaagctTGATAAAGCTCCCAAGCCATTCGCACAGAGTATTACTAAGCTTGAATTCAGCTTAATTGATAACTCAAGCTCAGCTCCATAGTTATCGAATCGAGTTCTTGTTTTTTCTCGAGTTGAACTCAAGTAGCTTGTGAGCACCAATGTCTTATTTACACATTGAACGCCTCCCCCATGCCCCCTTACACTTCAATTCTCAAATTGAAGGAAAGACCAAATGAGAGTGAAGATGtccccaaaagaaaagaaataacacCCTGATGTTTTAGAGCATTGCAAGCTTCATTTTTGGGGTCTTTTGGTTCAATCACTGTCAGCTTGTAATGTTCTTTGGACATTGAGTGATGATCTGATGCAGATTAACATTACAATGCTAAAATATGATGCTGAGTTTCTGATTTATCATGTGCTCATGTCATGTGAAGGTTTAACAATCAAAGATCCTCcggaagaaaattttaaatagatcATTTGAATTATGAGTTAATTTAAAACCATATTATGTAGTTTGATTGCCATATTTATATCTTTTACTTAGTATTCATTATGCTACTCTATGCAGCGGCTATACAGTGCTTGAAGAGGAAGAAACTGTATGAACAGCAAATCGAACAGCTTGGGAACTTTCAGCTTCGTGTTCACGATCAAGTAAGCtctgaattttgttaattttttggtGCTTTAACCGTGTCGTGAAAgcttttttgagttttttttccatttcattgaTTGTTCTATATCAACTTATACAGATGATAATGTTAGAAGGTGCCAAAGCCACAACTGAAACGGTGGATGCATTGAGAACTGGAGCAACTGCGATGAAGGCAATGCAGAAAGCAACGTATGTAACCTACATATTTTTACTGTTAgcctaaaatttttcttttaggcTTTTCTTCATTGTACTTGTCCCTTTGCATTGCCATTTACTGAACGTGTGCTGACTTGGAATTTAGCACTTGTTTTCGACCTTCATGAAGCTTAGGCAGTGTCCAGTTCTCACTATTTTACTCAAAATGGCTTTCGTACAGTAGCATAGATGATGTGGACAAAACAATGGATGAGATCAACGAACAAACCGAAAACATGAAACAGATTCAGGAAGCACTATCAACTCCTATCGGAGCTGCGGCTGATTTTGATGAGGTTATAACTTTCTGATGCACTCTCATTTTTGCCTCCATCCTATCATCGGTGTTCATAAATACCATGTCCGGCACTTATATGCATCTTAACAGCAAGTCCGAAACTTTTGATTTCGTAGGATGAATTGGAAGCTGAACTCGAAGAACTTGAAGGTGCTGAATTGGAAGAACAGCTTCTCCAGCCTGCAACAACTGCCCCGGCAGCACCAGTACAGGTGCCTGCTGGCAGTCAACCAGCTCGACCCGTTCCTCAAAAGCGCACAGCCGAGGAAGATGAACTCGCTGCATTGCAGGCTGAGATGGCACTTTAAGGTAAGTCATTCTAAGTTCAGTTTTAACTCTATGGGGGAATCACATATAGAGCTTTAAAACATGGCTAAATTACCTGATAGTGTAGGTCACCATTGCATCCAGAATGCCATAAATATTTGTATTATTAAATCATCTTGAATTTATGTGCATGAAACTAAACGAATACCCCCCATCTGTATTCATAACCCCCTTTGCCTAACAATTTATTAGTCCCCACAAagttttaaaatatcattaaacactaatataaattatgttatttagcttctttttttcaaaatgtttatatttagcatttgtattttatatatattcaaatatgACTACAATAAATAATCCGTAAATACACATACTAAACCTGAGATTTCAAAGATCTCATCAACTTGATTCATTGGcaggttttaattattttaattttaatttatttgtcaTCAGTTGAAATTTTAGTTCATTAATTTGTATATTAGATacaattctttaaaaattttcatgtgaTGCTATCGGAATATGATTCAACTTTTATATACTATATAATGTCACATCCACGATGTAAGTGAAAAAAAATtcatctaaaaaatatttttatggaTAATTGGAATTTGGAATAATAGATCAAACTTTTTACTAAAAATTTAAAGTCTAgtacttttcttttaatttttaagtacTTTTTGTATATTTTACTTATATATTCATTTTTGGGGTCAATATATAAAAGAATTTGCTAGCTAAGGCAGCATAAATGGTTATGAACGGCTAGCTGCCAATTGTAGTGTTTCTACCACTAGTATCTATTTTCATTTAAACCCATTTATGATGGTGAATGAATGcattattattgaaaatattttggtttataaaaatataattattgaatttttatatttttaataaaaatgttttatatttttcaaaatttaaataaagtaaaactgatgaattttagtaaaattaaagaaaaattaaccCTACTTTCACTTTTgttgatataatatatatataaaagtaggaGTTTAAAAAATTAATCGTTGAGATTATATTATTAGATTAACatctaataataaatataatttaatttaaaataattaaataattttataatatatatttataatgataTTGGTCCCAATTAATTTCAGTATGGAGACTCTTTTAAGTTTGTCAAATTTAGTTTACGTAATTCATAAATatgttaataatataatatatttatatacttcAAGTTTCTGATAAAGGAgtaaatataatatatgtatttataatattttatatcaaACAAAACTATTGAGCTTTAATTTGAATAGAattctaaatataatataaataaaatattagagtaatatattaattaaattttaagctTACCTCTATAAATAACATTCAATAGTTAATCGTATTCAATTAAAAGATCAAAAGAATAGAGCATTAAATCAAATCTTAGGGTTCTTTAAAAGTCAATATCAAATTATATTTAAACAGAAAGATGAAAGGCTATTTTAATTGATGATGAGAACGatgaaattgttttcttttttttatattatacgaAGTAATCATTCTTAAAATCGTTTCTTTTTTATTTAGGTTTATTTAGAAAAGAGAGTTAaattttaatgattattttaaccattattatatgtgtttattaatttaatgtaaatatatttttatatttatcatGAACTAATATTATAGTTTTGcatgttgttttaatatttttaatttaatattataatttacaaGTTCAAAGTAATTAATTACATTGAAAGTCAAATGTTGATTCAAAATAATGACGAGCCAATAGATTGAATAAGGTCAAGATAGAAAATGTTGACGGGAATGGTAGGTTGAAGTAAAAGATTAAACtaacaaatttaaatatatttgtaatattattagtatttattttagatttgattttattttaatattttagaatGTCGTTTTTAATTTGTCTAGGTATACTTTTATTTCAACTAGGATGTTGAAGTTTTTAAaatatctttaatttttttttataatgtaATCAGATTATTTAATATCTCAATATTTGTTTTagtaatgaaaataaattattataaaattaaaacatatattGTGTTAATCTTATCCTAGATAGCTAAGTTGGTTTCGagcaataatttatattttatataattcgaatttaattttaattaataacattattatttgattttaaattaggaaaaattaaatataaaatgataaatagttttaatattaaaattaaaatttttatttaaaagttaattCGATAATTGTTATGCattaaaattgtaattaattttatctattattagtctgcatccaaattaaatcaaaatctaattttaaaatactttttattTACATAAATTTTCAAGATAAAATTgctttattttattcaaatccATAATAAGTGTTAATAGTAATATCTTAAATTAcacatttattataatttaaattattaatttaatcaataataaatattttattattttaaattatttttatttaaattgatattagCTCTATTATCAAatgaaaaaacacaaaaaaaatgtAATATACAAAGAGGGTGGTATTACATGAAACATTTattctataataaaaaataacattattatttaatatattaataaatcgTTAATTTATTCATTGATTTTGTAGAGATTTAAAAAATTAAGATTGAAGAGTAAAATGTATAAATTTGCAGTATATCCGTACTTTAAACATTGTaaacatatatttttaatatatataactaCTCAATTATGATTTGAAAGTCTtttgttttttaatattatatattaattgttttataataattatgaaataaaattatttaattaaataataaaatataaacacGTATTTTCACGTACAACGCATGTGATACCAAAACTAATAGATAAAAATAGCCATGTTTTAagatacatttaaaatattaaaattacaattttatcatAAAATTGAAAGTTCAAAAATCAATCTAGTCATTATTTTATAGATTACGATCCAAaagcaaataattttaaattatatattttaaaagaaatacaAAGCAAACGCAAAGAGTAAAAATTATTAGTTTAATTTTGGGTAAACTATATTAGTAGTTACTTAATTAatagtaaatttctttttatttctcaattatgaaatgttacaaaatggtcacttaAATATTCAATTTTACATTCTTTGGTCACCAACAACTAATTGTGGCATCTTTTAAAATTGTCATATTAGCAACTTTAACTTTCAACATTTATAAATAATGAATGAAGTATTGATTCTAAACAAATTTAACTCTCAACATTtacataatatgtattttatttttgtagTTTTGTCTTTCTTTGTGACattgagggttaattttaaaataatgaaaaaataaatattattatcttAGATTTTAGGGTATTTccatttttgtatattttcaatcaaaattaattgataaatttatttttttaacttttaggtGGAAaggtaaaaaaagaaaaaaatacacAATGGCTACCATTAGCTAGTTGGtactaaaaagaaaaaattaaatagttggatgattatttgtaatttttgatACTCAgtgacaaaaataaataaatttattaataattaaataattaatttgtaattaaataattaaataatttattaataatcgTCAACCTATAAGCCATGTAACATCATTATATATGTTTGTTAAAAgggacaaataataataataataagttgtACAGTACAGAAAAGGAAAATGCATAGCCTTGCCAATTTGCCTATATTATTTGTTTCTAGAGGCATAATGATGTTAAGCACTCGTTTATCCAATTTTCCTTTTTGTCATTTTGgaattcaattccatattttaattaaattgtttttagACACAAAAGATTCacgtgtattttatttttattttatataatatttaaaatttataataacttTTCTCCAATatataaataagaagataatgcATTTCAGTGACTTTCAAACTCACATCCTCTTATATTGATAACAATACTCATGCATCTTGAGTTAAAATTCAACATGTAATTTTTTCtatttaagaaaataaagtttaattaaaatttaaaagtcgaaagaaaaataataaataaacattatagactaaCCTAACCAAAAGAATGCTCGAAATTCACCTAATAAATTATGCCAAGAAGCAATaatttcatcttttcttttgCAAGTAATTTATTCTTAACAATTTTTCTAGATAATAAAAGGATTCAATATAAAAGCTAAatagaaaaccctagctatataTGCAGGGAAGATTTTCTTataagaaatattttaaaatttatttgttaagaaaaaaaaGCAAAGAATAttgtaaaaatttattttaaatttaaggaTCTAGTATTTCTGTTCATTTTAAACATGATAttgtaaaatgtttaaatttattaatagtatgatattttagtaagaatataaaataatttattgtaatttattattaatattttgatatataaaatataattttaaatatttgaaaataatttaatttgactatataatttatattttaaatattaaaatatagtaattacaaatttaaatatataatgttatatcccatataaatattaaaaaatacactagatttataaataaatgttaaaatgtcacttgatttcaaaaatattattcccaaaaacaaaagcaaagaaaacgATTAAACTTTCTAACATTGAAAATGTATCAATTAAATAATGTAGTTAACTACTTTCGTCTTTGACCATTAATATATTGATGTGGTCGTCAACTATTACTTAATCAACTATTTTAATATCTgacatatttaatttatttcttaaCAAACAAATGAACTAAAAATTCAATACAATTGACCAATAATTAAAACTTCCAGAGAACTCGATATAAATGGATAAAAACCAAAATATCGATGAAGAAAAAACTGAAAGCGGTATAAGTAACAACATACAAGAATCCAACACTTGATTCGAGCCTCCCCACCGAATGGGATACATTATTCTAatgataataaattttgattttttcatGAGGCTGCATGTTTGCTCAATAGTTCTATGGTACGCGTTAAACGCATATCATGTTTTTTAACGATTACGATATTTTTTAACATATTCcaattatcaaaatttcaaattttaaaacaaaaacactataatttttaataaatattaaatatctgTGTGTGCGTTCAAAGCATACAATAAGAGAATTTTTCGTATTTCTTTgaagagctttttttttttttttagagaaaGAATATTAAGGGCAAACTCTCCTTTAAGTTATGATTCTGAATATTCACATGCTTCGTGTTTTATAggttttattcattatttatgttgtagttaattttatttaaaacaatGTTAAGATTCACAGCTTGATATATTGAGATTGTGTGTGTTTATATTTATaagagataaatattaaatttatataaaaattttgatttaacgtgtaatttgatatataaattttgatttggtgtAATTACGGATATAATTATCTGTTTATGTAATATATCAatataaaatggtctaattcGATAATGTTGTTGATGGTTtataaaattgaatcaaatcaaattttcatgtataaaattatacaaaatcaaaattaatgtATGATATTACATATTGGATCAAAGTTTTATTTATAGTTTTGATATTCCCTATCTATAAATTagaagtaaaataatttatgtttattaataatgtatattattaaatatataaaatttatatatatatatatgtggttctTCGTtcctatataaataaatattgataattttatttaaatataatatttaatgtaTTGTTAGTAATATAAGATTTATGTATTGTCAGTGAATAATAATGACACATCATCGagtaaataaaaaaaagtgtGTACTTATAAAATTGTATATTAATAATCTTACTTAAATGTAATTAATATCAATTATAATTAACATATATTGTctctcaatttaaaatttaaggttcGAGGTTTAATATCTAAAGTTGAGAGATGAAAAATGTTTATATTTATTCATAACTCTttccttatttttatttagtcAATGATAAGATATTATGCTATTATTTAACGATAATGTATAAAATTTtaacgtaaaatatatatatgtcaatATGACCATACGACAATATTCAAAGTATTTGATTGAACGGTTCCATCAAATATCTAGATGATTTgactttaaatattataatatttttttcatatttattttacacttttatGAAGAGATACactaaatttcaaaatacatTTCTATAAAACTTTTATGATTTCTATTAAAAGAGACTTTGAAGGGTAAACAATACAATGTGAATAtataaatcaatatatatatacacaccatagattttaaaaaaaacaaaaaatttaaatattatgaaTAAAAATTAATACCAAAAAGTTTCtaacttttaaatttaattggaattttattttaactcaaaatttaaacgAAGCTAAATAAATTTTTGTAATATATTTATCTGCGTTGCATTTGAACTaagattaaaatattattttaaaatttaaaatttaattcatgtattttattttcaataatttaatttatctaCTTTTTCAAATTTCAGGTTCAATTAGTAAtattgttaaatttgttggtgtgatattaaaaaaaaactcagtaaTATAACTAAAATATGACATTGTAATGAATTAAGGTGAgatcataaaaattattttatatttattaataatgtatagtattaaatatataatagttATGTATGCATAGGTTCTCCgttcataaataataaatattattaattttaattaaatattaatatctcttttccgaatttaaaatttaaggtttaaggtttgaAATCTAAAGCGAAGAGATGAAAAATACAATAATAATTgtatttgaataaaattattaatattaattcataaatcatacatctTTCTCtgtattttatttagttaaaaatAAGATGTTATGTTATTATTTAACGACAACGTATAAAACTTATACGCATCAATTATTATATATATGGAATACAACTGTGTCTAGTTGTATTCAAAGTATGACATTGGGTCAAAACTTATTTGAACAGTTCCGTGATTCCCGTCTTTTATTTAGAATCTAGAtcgattatttttatatatatatatatatatatggaatacaATTGCGCTTAGTTATATTCAAAGTATGATATTGTGTCAAAACTTGTTTAAATAGTTCcataatttttatcttttatttagaATTTACATGATTTGAGTTTAAACCTTATCATCtattttccttctcttttttcCTCTACCGATATAATATATTGTAATAAtagaaaatatgatttaatatttatatatattacgaGTAGTTTTACtcatgaaaaaataataattatacactaaatttcaaatatatatttctattaaaagaaaatttaaagataaataaaataattatacaatgtcaatgtataaatattatatatatatgcacgaTAGATAAAATAAGGTTCAAATTTAAATattctaaataaaaataatactgaAAAGCTTGTTACctttaaattttaactaaatttaaaCAAAGCTAAATAA
Above is a genomic segment from Gossypium arboreum isolate Shixiya-1 chromosome 8, ASM2569848v2, whole genome shotgun sequence containing:
- the LOC108468905 gene encoding vacuolar protein sorting-associated protein 32 homolog 2-like, with translation MFKGIFGKTKPETNALTTLDKLNETLEMLEKKESVLLKKTAAEVEKAKEYAKGRNKKAAIQCLKRKKLYEQQIEQLGNFQLRVHDQMIMLEGAKATTETVDALRTGATAMKAMQKATSIDDVDKTMDEINEQTENMKQIQEALSTPIGAAADFDEDELEAELEELEGAELEEQLLQPATTAPAAPVQVPAGSQPARPVPQKRTAEEDELAALQAEMAL